A single Lactuca sativa cultivar Salinas chromosome 8, Lsat_Salinas_v11, whole genome shotgun sequence DNA region contains:
- the LOC111882353 gene encoding glycerophosphodiester phosphodiesterase GDPD2: MIRRQDHMVLKRIIRECFPVVSDGLIRVQYLIKFLQVIMKLVYKYAQERPVMFSSFQPDVALIMKKLQTKYPVYFLTNRGTEIFDDVRMNSLEEAKKLAINGGLDGIVFEVKDIFRYPSVVREIKESNLSLLTYGKLNNVPEAVHVQYLMGVEGLPS, from the exons TTCGAAGACAAGATCATATGGTGTTGAAGCGAATCATCAGAGAATGCTTCCCAGTTGTTTCCGATGGTTTAATCC GTGTACAGTATCTCATCAAATTTCTTCAAGTCATCATGAAGCTGGTATACAAATACGCACAAGAAAGACCTGTAATGTTCTCAAGCTTCCAACCCGATGTTGCCTTGATCATGAAGAAACTTCAAACTAAATACCCA GTTTACTTCTTGACAAACAGAGGAACCGAGATATTCGATGATGTTCGAATGAATTCGTTGGAAGAAGCCAAGAAGCTTGCAATCAATGGTGGATTGGATGGAATCGTTTTCGAAGTAAAGGATATTTTCAGATACCCTTCGGTTGTAAGAGAAATCAAAGAATCAAATCTTTCTCTCTTGACTTATGGAAAATTGAA TAATGTTCCTGAAGCTGTTCATGTTCAATATCTAATGGGCGTTGAGGGTCTTCCCTCATAA